From the genome of Streptomyces sp. NBC_01260, one region includes:
- a CDS encoding DUF4191 domain-containing protein codes for MARKAKTTEGADSAENAGRLKQIALTYKMTRRTDSKIGLVVAGVGIVTFGVLLAIGFLINHPIYVGILGFVLALLAMAIVFGRRAERAAFGQMEGQPGAAAAVLDRVGRGWSTTPAVAMNRSQDVVHRAVGKAGIVLVGEGNPNRVKTLLAAEKKKMARIVVDVPVHDIIVGNDEGQVPLKKVRTKMLKLPRVLTGPQVTAANDRLRAMGDLMSNMPLPKGPMPKGMRMPRGGKMR; via the coding sequence ATGGCGAGGAAGGCAAAAACCACTGAAGGCGCGGACAGCGCCGAGAACGCGGGGCGGCTCAAGCAGATCGCCCTGACCTACAAGATGACCAGGCGGACCGACAGCAAGATCGGTCTTGTCGTCGCGGGTGTGGGAATCGTCACCTTCGGTGTCCTCCTCGCGATCGGTTTCCTGATCAACCACCCGATCTACGTGGGCATCCTGGGCTTCGTGCTCGCCCTCCTCGCGATGGCGATCGTCTTCGGACGGCGTGCCGAGCGGGCCGCCTTCGGGCAGATGGAGGGGCAGCCGGGCGCTGCGGCCGCGGTGCTGGACCGCGTGGGCCGCGGCTGGTCCACGACCCCCGCGGTCGCGATGAACCGCAGCCAGGACGTCGTCCACCGCGCCGTGGGCAAGGCGGGCATCGTGCTGGTGGGCGAGGGCAACCCGAACCGGGTGAAGACCCTGCTCGCGGCCGAGAAGAAGAAGATGGCCCGCATCGTGGTCGACGTACCCGTGCACGACATCATCGTCGGCAACGACGAGGGCCAGGTGCCGCTCAAGAAGGTGCGCACCAAGATGCTGAAGCTGCCGCGAGTCCTGACCGGCCCCCAGGTGACCGCCGCCAACGACCGGCTGCGCGCGATGGGCGACCTGATGAGCAACATGCCGCTGCCGAAGGGCCCGATGCCGAAGGGTATGCGGATGCCGCGCGGCGGAAAGATGCGCTGA
- a CDS encoding SCO2195 family GlnR-regulated protein translates to MQAAPVRATAIPTVTNALRAVESLLLSSGQRTARRNAWTAVLEDRRRAKDRVESEYVLEAVAEHRS, encoded by the coding sequence ATGCAGGCCGCGCCGGTACGCGCCACCGCCATTCCGACCGTCACCAACGCCCTCCGCGCCGTCGAGTCGCTGCTGCTGAGCAGCGGCCAGCGCACCGCCCGCCGCAACGCCTGGACGGCCGTCCTGGAGGACCGCCGCCGGGCCAAGGACCGGGTCGAGTCCGAGTACGTACTGGAGGCCGTGGCCGAGCACCGTTCTTAG
- a CDS encoding RDD family protein — MDNRQAIGSWLSGPRAAAEEMGADFGYRGKRLGLPEQGPGAVAPLGRRFGAIFIDWALCLLIAYGLFARGDQQAAGNWALGIFLVLSLLTVGTIGCTPGKRLLGIRVVAEGGGRLGLGRVLVRSVLLCLVIPALVWDRDGRGLHDRLARAVQVRI; from the coding sequence GTGGACAACAGGCAAGCAATCGGATCGTGGCTCTCCGGGCCGCGTGCGGCAGCCGAGGAGATGGGCGCCGACTTCGGGTACCGGGGCAAGAGGCTCGGTCTTCCCGAGCAGGGGCCGGGGGCCGTGGCGCCGCTCGGCCGCCGCTTCGGTGCGATCTTCATCGACTGGGCCCTGTGCCTGCTGATCGCATACGGGCTGTTCGCTCGCGGTGACCAGCAGGCCGCCGGCAACTGGGCGCTGGGGATCTTCCTCGTACTGAGCCTGCTCACCGTCGGCACCATCGGCTGCACGCCCGGCAAGCGCCTCCTGGGCATCAGGGTCGTCGCCGAGGGCGGCGGGCGGCTGGGGCTCGGGAGGGTGCTGGTGCGCAGCGTGCTGCTGTGCCTGGTGATCCCGGCCCTGGTCTGGGACCGCGACGGCCGGGGCCTGCATGACCGGCTGGCCCGCGCCGTTCAGGTCCGTATCTGA
- the lipA gene encoding lipoyl synthase produces MSAVAPDGRKMLRLEVRNSQTPIERKPEWIKTRAKMGPEYNQLQKLVKSEGLHTVCQEAGCPNIFECWEDREATFLIGGDQCTRRCDFCQIDTGKPQELDRDEPRRVGESVVTMDLNYATITGVARDDLEDGGAWLYAETVRQIHALTAERETGHTKVELLIPDFNAEPAQLAEVFSSRPEVLGHNVETVPRIFKRIRPGFRYERSLEVITRAREAGLVTKSNLILGMGETREEVSQALRDLHDAGCELITITQYLRPTPRHHPVERWVKPHEFVELKDEADAIGYSGVMSGPLVRSSYRAGRLFQQAIERRGATATAPAAQQTSV; encoded by the coding sequence GTGTCCGCTGTCGCACCCGACGGGCGCAAGATGCTGCGCCTTGAGGTCCGGAACAGCCAGACCCCCATCGAGCGGAAGCCCGAGTGGATCAAAACCCGGGCGAAGATGGGCCCCGAGTACAACCAGCTGCAGAAGCTCGTGAAGAGCGAGGGTCTGCACACGGTGTGCCAGGAGGCGGGCTGCCCCAACATCTTCGAGTGCTGGGAGGACCGCGAGGCCACGTTCCTCATCGGCGGCGACCAGTGCACCCGGCGCTGTGACTTCTGCCAGATCGACACGGGCAAGCCCCAGGAGCTGGACCGGGACGAGCCCCGCCGCGTCGGTGAGTCCGTCGTCACGATGGACCTGAACTACGCCACCATCACCGGCGTCGCCCGCGACGACCTGGAGGACGGCGGCGCCTGGCTGTACGCGGAGACCGTGCGCCAGATCCACGCGCTGACGGCGGAGCGGGAGACCGGCCACACCAAGGTGGAGCTGCTGATCCCCGACTTCAACGCAGAGCCCGCGCAGCTCGCCGAGGTCTTCTCCTCGCGCCCCGAGGTGCTGGGGCACAACGTGGAGACGGTGCCGCGGATCTTCAAGCGGATCCGCCCCGGCTTCCGGTACGAGCGTTCCCTGGAGGTCATCACCCGGGCCCGTGAGGCCGGTCTGGTGACCAAGTCCAACCTGATCCTCGGCATGGGCGAGACCCGCGAGGAAGTCAGCCAGGCACTCCGGGACCTGCACGACGCGGGTTGCGAGCTCATCACGATCACGCAGTACCTGCGGCCGACCCCGCGCCACCACCCGGTCGAGCGCTGGGTGAAGCCGCACGAGTTCGTGGAGCTCAAGGACGAGGCCGACGCGATCGGCTACTCCGGTGTGATGTCCGGGCCGCTGGTCCGTTCCTCGTACCGCGCGGGCCGGCTCTTCCAGCAGGCGATCGAGCGGCGCGGCGCCACCGCCACCGCACCGGCCGCGCAGCAGACGTCCGTGTGA